The Altererythrobacter sp. ZODW24 genome window below encodes:
- a CDS encoding OmpA family protein encodes MRKLVIGMAMASTALASPTLARDGQWYVGVEGGVMLAEDLNIDVNGFENAASAEHDNPGYDFGGLVGYDFGGFRLETEASYRQADVRNVEAFVGGLPAETATPVPGNGLAIGQFDAAGDTNALSFMLNGLLDFGSDDGLQGYVGGGVGVARVDVQASINASGPGIVDDSDTGFAYQAIAGVRTPISDSWDAGLKYRFFTAPNVNLVDSIGRDLETQFRSHSLLGTLTYNFGGEDPVVAPPPPPPPPPPPPPPPPPPPPPPVETVCNKGPYIVFFDWDQSDITPEAATILDSAVAAYGNCTNVPIMLAGYTDRSGSVQYNLGLADRRNASVTGYLTSRGISGGAITSEGFGEANPRVPTADGVRELQNRRVEITYGPGSGM; translated from the coding sequence ATGCGGAAACTCGTCATAGGAATGGCGATGGCCTCTACGGCCCTCGCATCGCCTACTCTGGCCCGTGATGGTCAATGGTATGTTGGTGTCGAAGGCGGGGTCATGCTCGCAGAAGACTTGAATATCGACGTCAACGGTTTTGAAAATGCTGCTTCGGCAGAACATGACAATCCCGGTTACGACTTCGGCGGCCTTGTTGGTTATGATTTCGGTGGCTTCCGCCTCGAAACAGAAGCCAGCTACCGCCAAGCTGACGTTCGCAACGTTGAAGCTTTTGTTGGTGGCTTGCCAGCTGAAACTGCTACTCCAGTTCCAGGCAATGGCCTCGCAATTGGCCAATTTGATGCGGCTGGCGATACTAACGCTCTTAGCTTCATGCTGAATGGGCTGCTAGACTTCGGTTCAGACGACGGCCTTCAAGGTTATGTTGGTGGTGGCGTTGGTGTTGCACGTGTCGACGTTCAGGCGTCGATCAATGCATCCGGCCCTGGTATCGTAGACGATTCGGACACTGGCTTTGCCTATCAGGCGATTGCTGGCGTTCGCACACCGATCAGCGACAGCTGGGACGCAGGTCTGAAGTATCGCTTCTTCACAGCTCCAAACGTTAATCTCGTTGATTCGATTGGCCGTGATCTGGAAACTCAGTTCCGTTCGCACTCGCTGCTCGGTACGCTGACATACAACTTCGGTGGTGAAGATCCGGTAGTGGCACCGCCACCACCACCTCCTCCGCCACCACCGCCTCCACCGCCTCCACCGCCACCGCCTCCACCTCCAGTGGAAACGGTCTGCAACAAGGGCCCTTACATCGTGTTCTTCGACTGGGATCAGTCGGACATCACGCCTGAAGCGGCAACGATCCTTGACAGTGCTGTGGCTGCGTATGGCAACTGCACCAACGTTCCGATCATGCTTGCAGGTTACACCGACCGTTCGGGTAGCGTGCAATACAACCTCGGCCTTGCCGATCGTCGTAATGCTTCGGTTACTGGATACCTCACAAGTCGTGGTATCTCCGGCGGCGCGATCACGAGCGAAGGCTTCGGTGAAGCCAACCCACGTGTTCCAACAGCGGACGGTGTCCGTGAACTTCAGAACCGTCGTGTGGAAATCACATACGGTCCGGGCTCGGGCATGTAA
- the queC gene encoding 7-cyano-7-deazaguanine synthase QueC yields the protein MKTEQDNSGKSAAILLSGGLDSMVTAALAKEQGFSIQALTIDYNQRHRCEIEAAKDIAGRLGAVRHVVLPLDLSRFGGSALTDDIPVPKGGVGDDIPITYVPARNLVFLALTTAFAESSGVSDLFIGVNALDYSGYPDCRPEFIASFTETARLATKAGVEGSPFKIHTPLQMLGKADIARECVRLGLDPAWSWSCYDPTADGEACGACDSCRLRRQGFADAGLTDKTIYASGSPEL from the coding sequence ATGAAGACGGAGCAGGACAATTCTGGAAAGTCTGCGGCGATCCTGCTTTCCGGCGGATTGGACTCGATGGTCACTGCGGCCCTCGCAAAGGAGCAGGGCTTTTCGATCCAGGCGCTCACCATTGATTACAACCAACGCCACCGCTGTGAAATTGAGGCGGCCAAGGACATTGCTGGCCGGCTAGGGGCTGTTCGCCACGTGGTGTTGCCACTGGACCTGAGCCGCTTTGGCGGATCGGCACTAACGGATGATATTCCTGTACCGAAGGGAGGTGTTGGCGATGATATCCCCATCACCTATGTTCCTGCACGCAATCTTGTCTTCTTGGCTCTCACCACTGCATTTGCCGAGTCATCAGGCGTGTCCGACCTGTTCATTGGCGTGAATGCGCTCGACTATTCAGGTTACCCGGATTGCCGGCCAGAATTTATCGCAAGTTTCACGGAAACAGCGCGGCTGGCTACGAAGGCCGGCGTTGAAGGCTCGCCGTTCAAGATACACACGCCGCTACAAATGCTTGGCAAGGCTGATATCGCACGTGAGTGTGTCCGCCTCGGACTTGATCCAGCTTGGAGTTGGTCATGTTATGATCCGACCGCCGATGGAGAAGCATGCGGCGCTTGCGATAGCTGCCGATTGCGCCGTCAGGGCTTTGCTGATGCCGGACTAACCGATAAGACGATTTACGCATCCGGATCACCGGAGCTCTAG
- a CDS encoding aspartate aminotransferase family protein, translated as MSITPLMPVYPRCGVRPVRGEHCHLIDEDGTRYLDFASGIAVNLLGHSHPGLIGAIQKQAETLMHVSNLYGSPQGEKLAQMLVDNTFADTVFFSNSGAEAVETAIKAARAYHQSAGNDEKFELITFSNAFHGRTMATISASNQTKMHKGFMPMLEGFKYCEFDDLEAAKALIGPNTAGFLVEPIQGEGGIRPASDEFMQGLRALADEHDLMLVLDEVQCGVARSGTLYAYEQYGITPDIVATAKGIGGGFPLGACLATEKAARGMTFGTHGSTYGGNPLAMAAGTAVMEAVANDEFLAEVRDKGERIRSRLEQFIGNYPDLFELVRGRGLMLGIKMKVESRPFFVHLRDNHQLMTVAAGDNTLRLLPPLVIGDAEIDEFFDKLSAGAADYQIPQAS; from the coding sequence ATGTCGATCACCCCGCTGATGCCTGTCTATCCCCGTTGCGGCGTGCGTCCTGTTCGCGGCGAGCATTGCCATCTGATCGACGAGGACGGCACGCGCTATCTCGACTTCGCCAGCGGTATTGCCGTGAACCTGCTCGGCCACTCGCACCCCGGACTGATCGGCGCGATCCAGAAGCAGGCCGAGACTTTGATGCATGTCTCCAACCTCTATGGCAGCCCGCAAGGTGAAAAGCTGGCTCAGATGCTGGTCGACAACACGTTTGCGGACACCGTGTTCTTCAGCAATTCCGGCGCCGAGGCGGTCGAAACAGCTATCAAGGCCGCGCGCGCCTATCACCAATCCGCCGGTAATGATGAGAAGTTCGAGCTGATAACCTTCAGCAATGCCTTCCACGGCCGGACGATGGCGACCATCAGCGCATCCAATCAGACCAAGATGCACAAAGGCTTCATGCCGATGCTCGAAGGTTTCAAATATTGCGAGTTCGACGATCTCGAAGCGGCCAAGGCTCTGATCGGCCCGAACACAGCCGGTTTCTTGGTCGAGCCGATTCAGGGCGAAGGCGGTATCCGCCCGGCGTCTGACGAATTCATGCAAGGGCTGCGCGCGCTGGCAGACGAACATGATCTCATGCTTGTTCTCGACGAAGTGCAATGCGGCGTGGCTCGTTCGGGTACGCTCTACGCTTACGAACAATATGGCATTACGCCCGATATCGTAGCCACAGCCAAGGGCATTGGCGGCGGCTTCCCGCTCGGTGCCTGCCTCGCGACAGAAAAAGCAGCGCGCGGCATGACCTTCGGCACGCACGGCTCGACCTATGGCGGCAATCCGCTCGCCATGGCAGCGGGCACTGCTGTGATGGAGGCCGTCGCCAATGATGAGTTCCTGGCTGAGGTCCGCGACAAGGGCGAACGCATCCGCAGCCGCCTGGAGCAGTTTATCGGCAATTATCCCGACCTGTTCGAACTCGTGCGCGGACGCGGCCTGATGCTCGGTATCAAGATGAAAGTCGAAAGCCGTCCCTTCTTCGTCCATCTGCGTGACAATCATCAGCTGATGACAGTGGCCGCGGGTGACAACACTCTGCGCTTGCTGCCGCCACTCGTGATCGGCGACGCCGAGATCGACGAATTCTTCGACAAGCTGTCGGCAGGCGCTGCCGACTATCAAATACCGCAAGCGAGCTAA
- a CDS encoding Hsp33 family molecular chaperone HslO → MEQNSETFSDRVLNFTIADRNARGRSVRLDGSLEQILATHDYPPAIKHLLAEALTIATLMGALLKGEGSQLTLQAQTEGGVVDLLVCDYRDGELRGYVKHDAERLEQLGANPSLAALFGKGYLAVTFDLPSTKQRYQGIVPLEGDSLAAACEAYFAQSEQLPTLIRIGVKSGPLGTVAGGLLIQHLAEGEEGRERLHVRLDHPEWEHVATMAGSTRHDELVDPELSMEALVWRLFHEEREVRVEPGAALSRGCRCTIEHFTDVISRFPEAERDEMRDETGAIVVDCAFCSRIFPVPA, encoded by the coding sequence ATGGAACAGAATTCAGAGACATTTTCGGACCGCGTGCTCAACTTTACCATCGCGGACCGCAACGCGCGCGGACGCTCGGTGCGTTTGGACGGTTCGCTCGAACAGATCCTCGCCACGCATGACTATCCGCCAGCGATCAAGCATCTGCTGGCTGAGGCCCTGACGATCGCAACGCTAATGGGCGCTTTGCTCAAGGGAGAGGGCAGTCAGCTTACTTTGCAGGCCCAAACCGAAGGCGGCGTCGTTGATCTGCTCGTGTGCGATTACCGCGACGGGGAGCTGCGCGGTTATGTGAAGCACGATGCAGAGCGGCTGGAGCAGCTGGGAGCGAACCCTTCGCTGGCGGCGCTGTTCGGTAAGGGCTACCTCGCCGTTACCTTCGACCTGCCCAGCACGAAACAGCGTTATCAGGGCATTGTCCCGCTAGAGGGCGATTCACTTGCGGCCGCTTGCGAGGCGTATTTCGCACAATCCGAACAGTTGCCGACACTTATCCGCATCGGTGTAAAGTCCGGTCCGCTGGGCACCGTTGCTGGCGGCCTGCTGATCCAGCATCTGGCTGAGGGTGAAGAAGGGCGTGAGCGGCTGCATGTGCGGCTCGACCACCCCGAGTGGGAACATGTCGCCACCATGGCTGGCAGCACCCGGCATGACGAACTGGTTGATCCTGAGTTGTCGATGGAGGCACTGGTTTGGCGGCTGTTTCACGAAGAGCGTGAAGTTCGCGTTGAACCCGGCGCCGCGCTATCGCGAGGATGCCGCTGCACGATCGAGCATTTCACTGATGTAATCTCGCGCTTTCCCGAAGCAGAGCGCGACGAGATGCGGGACGAGACAGGCGCGATTGTCGTCGACTGCGCCTTTTGTTCGCGCATATTTCCGGTGCCGGCATGA
- a CDS encoding DUF2793 domain-containing protein produces MSDPISFTAKSARFDLPFLFAGQAQKEFFVNQGLALTDCLLHSAVEGSRSTPPTDPIDGECWIVDSNPEGDWFGYEDAMACRQAGTWIFVTPREGMQVFDHEAGQQIRFNNGWKRAAEPAIPSGGTVVDLEARTALNNLVETLRIAGILPFQ; encoded by the coding sequence ATGAGTGACCCAATTTCATTCACCGCCAAATCAGCACGGTTCGACCTACCCTTCCTTTTTGCCGGACAGGCGCAAAAAGAGTTCTTTGTGAATCAGGGGCTAGCGCTAACTGACTGTCTTTTGCATTCTGCTGTCGAAGGCAGTCGCAGCACCCCTCCAACCGATCCGATCGACGGTGAATGCTGGATCGTTGATAGCAATCCGGAAGGTGACTGGTTTGGCTACGAAGACGCCATGGCATGCCGCCAGGCCGGCACATGGATTTTCGTCACGCCCCGCGAAGGAATGCAAGTTTTCGACCATGAAGCAGGACAACAAATACGCTTCAACAACGGGTGGAAGCGAGCAGCCGAACCGGCCATCCCGAGCGGCGGAACCGTTGTGGATCTCGAAGCGCGAACCGCACTCAACAATCTTGTCGAAACCCTTCGAATTGCGGGAATCCTCCCATTTCAGTAA
- a CDS encoding MFS transporter, with translation MADTEIAEAPEESQTVPRYSWYALGVLVLVYVLNFIDRNILSILANDIKADLGLTDADLGFLYGTAFGVFYALFGIPLGRLADSWHRVRLLTVGLALWSLMTAASGLAKNGLALGAARIGVGVGEASASPSAYSLISDWFPKKMRGTALAIYSAGLYIGGGISLLIGGLIVEGWNNAYPGGGPMGLVGWQAAFMAVGIPGLLLAVWVFTLREPTRGEMDGLPQTKVDRPFRGFATELFAVVPPFTFISAAQRGVGALAINVSAAVIIGLAAWLLGNVTSNYQQWGAIGIGYYAVFSWAISLRDRDLPAFRLIWGSPAFLYTILGYGMVAFASYSVSFWAAPYAERVLGASKAVLGFWIGGGGALGGFMGVIIGGRVSDWLRERNPGGRLLVIMFGVLAPVIPLIFAFTTENVALFYFLNFILSLFGSSALGAAAATTQDLVLPRMRGTATATFFLSTTLVGLALGPYMAGQVSTMTGSLSTGVLSMLVAAPIGTVLLYMAYRTVPEAERTIVERARAAGEPV, from the coding sequence ATGGCCGATACTGAGATTGCGGAAGCACCTGAAGAATCTCAAACAGTACCTCGGTACAGTTGGTATGCTCTCGGCGTTTTGGTGCTGGTCTACGTGCTCAATTTCATTGATCGTAACATTCTGTCCATCCTTGCGAATGACATTAAGGCCGATTTGGGTCTGACGGATGCGGATCTTGGATTTCTCTACGGCACGGCGTTCGGGGTGTTCTATGCGCTTTTCGGAATTCCGCTCGGCCGATTGGCCGATAGCTGGCACCGCGTTCGTTTGCTGACCGTCGGACTGGCACTGTGGTCCCTGATGACGGCGGCATCCGGCCTCGCCAAGAATGGCTTGGCGCTCGGTGCCGCCCGGATCGGCGTTGGCGTAGGTGAGGCGTCCGCCAGCCCTTCGGCCTATTCGCTAATCTCTGACTGGTTTCCGAAGAAGATGCGCGGGACTGCTCTCGCGATCTATTCAGCCGGCCTCTATATCGGCGGTGGTATTTCGCTCCTGATTGGCGGTCTGATTGTTGAGGGCTGGAACAATGCCTATCCAGGCGGCGGCCCGATGGGTCTTGTCGGTTGGCAGGCAGCATTTATGGCCGTCGGGATTCCCGGTCTGCTGCTCGCGGTCTGGGTGTTTACCCTGCGGGAGCCAACTCGCGGAGAAATGGACGGCCTCCCTCAAACCAAAGTCGACCGTCCATTCAGGGGGTTTGCGACCGAGCTTTTTGCAGTTGTCCCGCCCTTTACATTTATTTCGGCTGCGCAACGAGGCGTGGGAGCGCTGGCGATCAACGTGAGCGCTGCAGTCATCATCGGCTTGGCCGCATGGCTGCTGGGCAATGTGACTTCGAACTATCAGCAATGGGGCGCCATCGGGATTGGCTATTATGCGGTTTTCTCATGGGCGATTTCACTGCGAGATCGAGACTTGCCAGCATTCCGTCTCATCTGGGGTAGCCCAGCGTTTCTTTATACAATCCTCGGATACGGAATGGTCGCCTTCGCTTCCTACTCTGTATCGTTCTGGGCCGCGCCTTATGCCGAGCGAGTGTTGGGCGCGTCTAAGGCTGTGCTTGGTTTCTGGATTGGCGGCGGCGGCGCCTTAGGTGGTTTCATGGGTGTGATCATTGGCGGCCGCGTCTCCGACTGGTTGCGTGAGCGCAATCCGGGCGGACGTTTGCTGGTTATCATGTTTGGCGTGCTGGCTCCGGTGATCCCATTGATCTTCGCATTCACAACCGAGAACGTAGCGCTGTTTTACTTCTTGAACTTCATCCTCTCGCTTTTCGGAAGCTCGGCACTAGGCGCCGCTGCTGCGACTACACAGGACTTGGTTCTGCCACGTATGCGAGGGACTGCTACGGCAACGTTCTTCCTATCAACCACGCTCGTTGGTCTTGCGCTTGGCCCTTATATGGCTGGACAGGTTTCGACGATGACGGGCAGCCTATCGACAGGCGTGCTTTCCATGCTTGTTGCTGCGCCAATTGGCACAGTGCTGCTGTACATGGCGTACCGCACCGTGCCGGAAGCTGAGCGGACGATTGTCGAGAGAGCTCGCGCGGCGGGTGAGCCAGTTTAG
- the argF gene encoding ornithine carbamoyltransferase — MKHFLDLSDAGGNAIAAMLNDAQDRKAARASWPKGKADADAPLAGHVLAMIFEKSSTRTRVSFDMAMRQLGGSAMVMDSGNMQLGRGETVADTARVLSRMVDAIMIRTDDHAKIEEMAKHATVPVINGLTDRSHPCQIVADLLTVIEHGKPLPGLEIAWFGDGNNVLHSVLEAASLMKFNVRIAVPAGYEPETEFIDMARQSGATVTLTHDAGEAADGADVIVTDTWVSMGQDHAHNKIAAMAPYQVNDALMARAKPDAKFLHCLPAHVGDEVSESVFEGPQSVVFDEAENRIHAQKSILLWCAGKL, encoded by the coding sequence ATGAAGCATTTTCTCGACCTGTCCGATGCGGGCGGTAACGCTATCGCCGCTATGCTGAACGATGCGCAGGACCGTAAGGCTGCGCGCGCTAGCTGGCCCAAGGGCAAAGCTGACGCTGATGCTCCGCTCGCTGGCCATGTGCTGGCGATGATCTTCGAGAAAAGCTCTACCCGAACGCGCGTCAGCTTCGACATGGCCATGCGTCAGCTTGGCGGCAGCGCTATGGTGATGGACTCAGGCAATATGCAGCTGGGACGCGGCGAGACCGTGGCCGATACCGCGCGCGTACTTAGCCGGATGGTTGATGCAATCATGATCCGGACCGACGATCACGCCAAGATCGAAGAAATGGCGAAGCACGCAACTGTCCCTGTGATCAATGGCCTGACCGACCGCTCGCACCCATGCCAAATCGTCGCGGACCTTTTGACGGTCATCGAGCATGGCAAACCTCTGCCTGGCCTCGAAATCGCTTGGTTCGGGGATGGCAACAATGTGCTGCATTCCGTCCTCGAAGCGGCCAGTCTGATGAAATTCAACGTTCGCATCGCGGTACCCGCTGGGTACGAACCAGAAACGGAGTTCATTGACATGGCTCGCCAAAGCGGCGCGACTGTCACGCTGACACATGATGCTGGCGAAGCGGCGGATGGCGCAGATGTGATCGTGACCGACACTTGGGTTTCAATGGGGCAAGACCACGCGCATAATAAGATCGCGGCGATGGCACCCTATCAGGTTAATGATGCGCTAATGGCGCGCGCCAAACCTGATGCGAAGTTCCTCCACTGCTTGCCGGCACATGTTGGCGATGAAGTGAGCGAGAGTGTTTTCGAAGGTCCGCAATCAGTGGTCTTTGACGAGGCTGAAAACCGCATTCACGCGCAGAAGAGCATTCTGCTGTGGTGCGCGGGAAAGCTCTGA
- a CDS encoding superoxide dismutase family protein, which produces MHQLSALTLAAALGISGAVSGCSSLTDVPTERVGSTSLKQADGKSVGNAQIFASETRVVISAAFFRLPSGPHAVHLHTTGQCDGPDFKTAGGHLNPGENKHGSADGSAGHLGDLPNVTISPAGTATYEAVIEGSKAAILADIFDEDGAALMVHEGPDDYRTDPSGGAGGRIACGVLKPA; this is translated from the coding sequence ATGCATCAACTTTCCGCCTTAACCCTCGCCGCAGCGCTTGGCATATCCGGGGCCGTATCTGGCTGCTCGTCATTGACAGATGTGCCAACAGAACGTGTCGGCAGCACGAGCCTGAAGCAAGCGGACGGAAAGTCTGTTGGTAACGCCCAAATCTTCGCATCGGAAACAAGAGTAGTGATCTCGGCGGCCTTCTTCCGCCTGCCCTCCGGGCCGCATGCCGTACATCTCCACACCACCGGGCAATGCGACGGGCCCGACTTCAAGACTGCAGGTGGTCACCTAAACCCTGGCGAAAACAAGCATGGGAGCGCTGACGGCAGTGCTGGCCATCTGGGCGATCTACCGAATGTGACTATCTCGCCTGCTGGTACCGCAACCTATGAGGCGGTCATCGAAGGCTCAAAAGCTGCCATACTTGCCGACATCTTTGATGAAGATGGCGCGGCGCTGATGGTCCATGAGGGTCCAGACGACTACCGGACGGATCCATCCGGCGGCGCTGGCGGCCGCATCGCGTGCGGGGTGTTGAAGCCCGCCTAA